In Nocardia higoensis, one genomic interval encodes:
- a CDS encoding glutamate synthase subunit beta yields MADPQGFLKHTKRELPARRPVPLRLLDWKEVYEDKFSHETLQTQASRCMDCGIPFCHNGCPLGNLIPEWNDLVYKDRWREGIDRLHATNNFPEFTGRLCPAPCEASCVLGINQDPVTIKQVEVEIIENAFDEGWVTPVYPTRLTGKKVAVVGSGPAGLAAAQQLTRAGHTVTVFERADRIGGLLRYGIPEFKMEKRFIDRRLAQMEAEGTIFRTGVNVGVDITAEELREQFDAVVLAGGATQARDLPIPGRELDGIHQAMEFLPWANRVQHGDPVTDADGLPPIHAKGKKVVIIGGGDTGADCLGTSHRHGAVSVHQFEIMPRPPEERAASTPWPTYPLMYRVSSAHEEGGERVFSVNTERFVGKDGHVTGLEAHEVKMVNGRFEKVAGTDFTLEADLVLLAMGFVGPEKGGLLTDLGVGYDQRGNVQRDKGWATNVPGVFVAGDMGRGQSLIVWAIAEGRAAASAVDAYLEGETALPAPITPTMVAQR; encoded by the coding sequence GTGGCTGACCCACAGGGATTTCTGAAGCACACCAAGCGGGAGCTGCCCGCCCGGCGCCCGGTTCCGCTGCGGCTGCTGGACTGGAAAGAGGTCTACGAGGACAAGTTCTCGCACGAGACCCTGCAGACCCAGGCCAGCCGCTGCATGGACTGCGGTATTCCGTTCTGTCACAACGGTTGTCCGCTGGGGAATCTGATTCCCGAGTGGAACGACCTGGTGTACAAGGACCGCTGGCGCGAGGGCATCGACCGGCTGCACGCGACCAACAACTTCCCGGAGTTCACCGGGCGGCTGTGCCCGGCGCCGTGTGAGGCCTCCTGTGTGCTCGGCATCAACCAGGATCCGGTCACGATCAAGCAGGTCGAGGTCGAGATCATCGAGAACGCCTTCGACGAGGGCTGGGTGACCCCGGTCTACCCGACCCGCCTGACCGGCAAGAAGGTCGCCGTCGTGGGCTCCGGCCCGGCCGGTCTGGCCGCCGCGCAGCAGCTGACTCGCGCCGGTCACACCGTCACGGTGTTCGAGCGCGCCGACCGCATCGGCGGCCTGCTGCGCTACGGCATCCCGGAATTCAAGATGGAGAAGCGCTTCATCGACCGCCGTCTGGCGCAGATGGAGGCCGAGGGCACCATCTTCCGCACCGGCGTGAACGTCGGTGTGGACATCACCGCCGAGGAACTGCGCGAGCAGTTCGACGCGGTCGTGCTGGCCGGTGGCGCCACCCAGGCCCGCGACCTGCCGATCCCCGGTCGTGAGCTGGACGGCATCCATCAGGCGATGGAGTTCCTGCCCTGGGCCAACCGGGTGCAGCACGGTGATCCGGTCACCGACGCCGACGGGCTGCCGCCCATCCACGCCAAGGGCAAGAAGGTCGTCATCATCGGCGGCGGCGACACCGGCGCGGACTGCCTGGGCACCTCGCACCGGCACGGTGCGGTGTCGGTGCACCAGTTCGAGATCATGCCGCGTCCGCCGGAGGAGCGCGCCGCCTCGACCCCGTGGCCGACCTACCCCCTGATGTACCGGGTGTCCTCGGCGCACGAGGAGGGCGGCGAGCGAGTGTTCTCGGTCAACACCGAGCGTTTCGTCGGCAAGGACGGCCACGTCACCGGTCTCGAGGCGCACGAGGTGAAGATGGTCAACGGCCGCTTCGAGAAGGTCGCGGGCACCGACTTCACCCTCGAAGCCGATCTGGTGCTGCTGGCGATGGGCTTCGTCGGCCCCGAGAAGGGCGGCCTGCTCACCGATCTGGGCGTCGGCTACGACCAGCGCGGCAATGTGCAGCGCGACAAGGGCTGGGCCACCAATGTGCCCGGCGTCTTCGTCGCGGGCGACATGGGCCGCGGCCAGTCGCTGATCGTGTGGGCCATCGCCGAGGGCCGCGCCGCGGCCTCGGCGGTCGATGCGTACCTGGAGGGCGAGACCGCGCTGCCCGCGCCGATCACCCCCACCATGGTGGCCCAGCGCTGA
- a CDS encoding cutinase family protein, translating to MRWKKAVAGLGASAAIASGLMVGSAATAVAAPCPSLYVVAIPGTWETGHDKQPQPGMLSGVTRGLPRSVEVDYVTYAATAFPWEGEAYGNSKREAVVNARGLLSRMALRCGETKMAVVGYSQGADAAGDLAAEIGTGLGAVPASRIAGVGLISDPRRSPTDVQVGPIAPGAGAGGPRPGGFGWVSDRVRTICAVDDLYCATATDDFVTRFAGFLAQSSDANPANVWRYQLEAGAIINDLMAHGGVSVLQSQLSEPANQKRVDDIERFYKSQTHTAYGSYSVGGGQTAISWMHNWIAGMA from the coding sequence ATGCGGTGGAAGAAGGCGGTCGCCGGGCTGGGTGCCTCGGCGGCGATTGCCTCCGGTCTGATGGTGGGTAGCGCGGCGACGGCGGTGGCCGCGCCGTGCCCGAGTCTGTATGTCGTGGCGATCCCGGGAACGTGGGAGACCGGCCACGACAAGCAGCCCCAGCCGGGCATGCTGTCCGGTGTCACCCGTGGGCTGCCCCGCTCCGTCGAGGTCGATTACGTGACCTACGCGGCGACCGCCTTCCCGTGGGAGGGCGAGGCGTACGGCAATTCCAAGAGGGAAGCCGTCGTCAATGCGCGCGGCCTGCTCAGCCGGATGGCGTTGCGCTGCGGCGAGACCAAGATGGCGGTGGTCGGCTACAGCCAGGGCGCCGACGCCGCGGGCGATCTGGCGGCCGAGATCGGTACCGGCCTCGGCGCGGTGCCCGCGAGCAGGATCGCGGGCGTCGGCCTGATCTCGGATCCGCGGCGCTCGCCCACCGACGTCCAGGTCGGCCCGATCGCTCCCGGTGCGGGCGCGGGCGGCCCGCGGCCCGGTGGCTTCGGCTGGGTCTCCGACCGGGTGCGCACGATCTGCGCGGTCGACGATCTCTACTGCGCCACGGCCACCGACGATTTCGTCACCCGGTTCGCCGGTTTCCTGGCGCAGAGTTCGGATGCCAACCCGGCCAACGTCTGGCGCTACCAGCTGGAGGCAGGCGCGATCATCAACGATCTGATGGCCCACGGCGGCGTGTCGGTGCTGCAGTCACAGCTTTCGGAGCCGGCGAATCAGAAGCGCGTCGACGACATCGAGCGCTTCTACAAGTCGCAGACGCACACGGCCTACGGCAGCTACTCCGTCGGTGGTGGGCAGACCGCGATCAGCTGGATGCACAACTGGATTGCCGGGATGGCCTGA
- a CDS encoding histidine phosphatase family protein, translating into MQLILVRHAQPLRLTATSGPADPDLAEIGREQAARVPAALAHHHRISRVLSSPQARARQTAAPTADKLGLPVDIVDDLAEYDRDLPAYIPVEDAKIEFRDAYERIKAGHLPEQIDETAFVARVLRAVDEIAAGTEPDDTVVAFAHGGVVNVLLQHVLGLPRPLTFPIDYCSITRVLFSRTGRRSAATVNENGHVWDLLPRNQGR; encoded by the coding sequence GTGCAGTTGATCCTTGTCCGCCATGCCCAGCCACTGCGGCTGACCGCCACGTCCGGTCCCGCCGATCCGGATCTCGCGGAGATCGGACGCGAACAGGCCGCTCGGGTGCCCGCCGCGCTCGCTCACCACCACCGGATCAGCCGGGTGCTGAGCAGCCCGCAGGCACGGGCCCGTCAGACCGCCGCCCCGACCGCCGACAAGCTCGGCCTGCCGGTCGACATCGTCGACGATCTGGCCGAATACGACCGGGATCTGCCCGCCTACATCCCCGTCGAGGACGCCAAGATCGAGTTCCGCGACGCCTACGAGCGGATCAAGGCCGGGCACCTACCCGAGCAGATCGACGAGACCGCGTTCGTCGCCCGGGTGCTGCGCGCGGTCGACGAGATCGCCGCGGGCACCGAGCCGGACGACACCGTGGTGGCGTTCGCGCACGGCGGCGTGGTGAACGTGTTGCTGCAGCATGTGCTCGGCCTGCCACGCCCGCTCACCTTCCCGATCGACTACTGCTCGATCACCCGCGTGCTGTTCTCGCGTACCGGCCGCCGCAGCGCGGCCACGGTGAACGAGAACGGCCACGTCTGGGACCTGCTGCCCCGCAACCAGGGCCGCTGA
- the lysX gene encoding bifunctional lysylphosphatidylglycerol synthetase/lysine--tRNA ligase LysX yields MTSSPERPSPAPAHEAPAASVPHRAHGALREVPHRAGLALGVFAAACLLWSLSPTLRYLTGPPRRYVDDYYFDAPDTNVMWALIVGLLAGAVAARKRIAWWLLTAYLLVFAVSNAIEFADDRDVNALAAMLVQLAVVGVLIAAWPQFYTRVRRGAGLRALGVLIGGLAVGCLLGWGLVELFPGTLPPGWQRPGWAVYRVTAAIFVENEHFDGRPRAFVNLLLGVFGAVALLAAAITLLRSQRATNAMTGLDESAIRGLLERSDVADSLGYFATRRDKAVVFAPSGKAALTYRVELGVCLAGGDPIGVHEAWPHAIDAWLRLADHYGWTPAVMGASEAGASAYRRAGLSALRLGDEAVLETKGFSLSGPELRQVRQAANRLRKHGVRVRIRRHREIPATELPHITARADAWRDTETERGFSMALGRLGDPLDGDCLLVEAVNGQDRVLAMLSLVPWGRTGVSLELMRRDPQSPNGVMELMISQLALNSEQYGITEISLNFAVFRSVFDEGARIGAGPVLRLWRGVLLFFSRWWQLEALYRSNMKYHPRWVPRFFLFEERRHLPRVAVASALAEGFLPRWGDAQDASTHTGDRSAVPAGMTGLHADGSPPDWPKPELLASGPRRPDQVRVRLDKLDRMTAAGLEAYPVAYPPTHTVAAARHSPRGTTVRVCGRMLRLRDHGGVIFAQLRDWSADIQLVLDRERTGAQRMAGFAEYCDLGDLVEVSGRIGRSRSGELSLLVADWRMLGKCLHPLPDKWKGLADPEARVRNRYVDMAINPEARDLLAKRSAVVRSLRDSLNAWGYLEVETPILQQVHGGANATPFTTHINAYDLDLYLRIAPELYLKRLCVGGMEKVFELGRTFRNEGVDFSHNPEFTILEAYEAHSDYLRMMDICRQLIQNAAMAAHGSVVAMRPGTDGIAIPVDISGEWPVQTVHAAVSAAAGARVTPRTGEDELRVLCDKLDIAYQPGWDAGQIVLEMYEHLVEHRTEEPTFYIDFPTSVSPLTRAHRSTPGVAERWDLVAWGVELGTAYSELTDPVEQRRRLTEQSVLAANGDPEAMELDEDFLRALEHAMPPTGGLGMGVDRIVMMITGRSIRETLPFPLVRPH; encoded by the coding sequence GTGACTTCCTCGCCAGAGCGTCCATCTCCCGCCCCGGCTCACGAGGCACCGGCGGCATCCGTGCCACACCGCGCCCACGGCGCGCTGCGTGAGGTGCCACACCGGGCGGGTCTGGCGCTCGGCGTCTTCGCGGCGGCCTGCCTGCTGTGGAGCCTGTCACCGACGCTGCGGTATCTCACCGGGCCACCGCGCCGCTATGTCGACGACTACTACTTCGACGCGCCCGACACCAATGTCATGTGGGCATTGATCGTGGGTCTGCTGGCGGGGGCGGTCGCGGCGCGCAAGCGGATCGCCTGGTGGTTGCTCACCGCCTATCTCCTGGTGTTCGCGGTGTCCAACGCGATCGAATTCGCCGACGACCGCGATGTGAACGCTCTTGCGGCCATGCTGGTGCAACTGGCGGTCGTCGGCGTGCTGATCGCGGCCTGGCCGCAGTTCTATACGCGGGTCCGGCGCGGCGCGGGCCTGCGGGCACTGGGGGTGCTGATCGGCGGCCTCGCGGTGGGGTGCCTGCTCGGATGGGGGCTGGTCGAACTCTTCCCCGGCACGTTGCCGCCGGGCTGGCAGCGACCCGGCTGGGCGGTCTATCGGGTGACCGCGGCGATCTTCGTGGAGAACGAGCATTTCGACGGGCGGCCACGGGCTTTCGTGAACCTGTTGCTCGGCGTGTTCGGCGCGGTGGCGCTGTTGGCGGCGGCGATCACGCTGCTGCGGTCCCAGCGCGCGACCAACGCCATGACGGGCCTGGACGAATCGGCCATCCGCGGACTGCTGGAGCGCTCGGACGTAGCCGATTCGCTGGGCTATTTCGCCACCCGCCGGGACAAGGCGGTGGTCTTCGCACCCAGCGGCAAGGCGGCGCTGACCTACCGCGTCGAACTCGGCGTGTGCCTGGCGGGCGGCGACCCGATCGGCGTGCACGAGGCCTGGCCGCACGCCATCGACGCCTGGCTGCGGTTGGCCGACCACTACGGCTGGACCCCCGCGGTGATGGGTGCGAGCGAGGCGGGCGCGAGCGCCTACCGCCGGGCCGGGCTCTCCGCGCTGCGACTCGGCGACGAGGCGGTGTTGGAGACCAAGGGGTTCTCGCTGTCCGGGCCGGAGCTGCGCCAGGTACGACAAGCCGCCAACCGGTTGCGCAAACACGGTGTGCGCGTGCGTATCCGGCGGCACCGCGAGATACCGGCCACCGAGTTGCCGCACATCACCGCGCGCGCGGACGCCTGGCGTGACACCGAGACCGAACGGGGTTTCTCGATGGCGCTCGGCAGGCTCGGCGACCCGCTCGACGGCGACTGTCTGCTGGTGGAGGCGGTGAACGGGCAGGACCGGGTGCTGGCCATGCTCTCACTGGTGCCGTGGGGGCGCACCGGGGTCTCGCTGGAGCTGATGCGGCGTGACCCGCAGAGTCCCAACGGCGTGATGGAGTTGATGATCTCGCAGCTGGCGCTGAACTCCGAGCAGTACGGCATCACCGAGATCTCGCTCAACTTCGCGGTGTTCCGTTCGGTGTTCGACGAGGGCGCACGTATCGGAGCGGGGCCGGTGCTGCGGCTGTGGCGCGGTGTGCTGCTGTTCTTCTCGCGCTGGTGGCAGCTCGAGGCGCTGTACCGCTCCAATATGAAGTACCACCCCCGCTGGGTGCCGCGGTTCTTCCTGTTCGAAGAGCGCAGACACCTGCCCAGGGTCGCGGTGGCGAGCGCTCTGGCCGAAGGCTTCCTGCCCCGCTGGGGCGACGCGCAGGACGCGAGCACCCACACCGGCGACCGCAGCGCCGTGCCCGCGGGCATGACCGGACTGCACGCCGACGGCAGCCCGCCGGACTGGCCGAAACCCGAACTGCTGGCATCGGGTCCGCGCAGGCCGGATCAGGTGCGGGTGCGCCTGGACAAGCTGGACCGGATGACTGCCGCGGGCCTGGAGGCCTACCCGGTCGCCTATCCTCCGACGCACACCGTCGCCGCCGCACGGCATTCGCCGCGCGGCACCACGGTGCGGGTGTGCGGGCGGATGCTTCGCCTGCGCGATCACGGCGGCGTGATCTTCGCCCAGTTGCGCGACTGGTCCGCCGACATCCAGCTGGTGCTCGACCGCGAGCGTACCGGCGCGCAACGGATGGCCGGCTTCGCCGAGTACTGCGATCTGGGGGATCTGGTCGAGGTCAGCGGCCGGATCGGGCGCAGCCGCAGCGGCGAACTCTCGCTGCTGGTCGCGGACTGGCGGATGCTCGGCAAATGCCTGCACCCGTTGCCGGACAAATGGAAGGGCCTGGCCGATCCGGAAGCGCGGGTGCGCAACCGCTACGTGGACATGGCGATCAACCCCGAGGCCCGCGACCTGCTGGCCAAGCGCAGCGCGGTGGTGCGCTCGCTGCGCGACTCGCTCAACGCCTGGGGCTATCTGGAGGTGGAGACCCCGATCCTGCAGCAGGTGCACGGCGGGGCGAACGCCACCCCGTTCACCACCCACATCAACGCCTACGATCTGGACCTCTATCTGCGCATCGCCCCCGAGCTGTACCTGAAACGGCTGTGTGTGGGCGGGATGGAGAAGGTCTTCGAGCTCGGCCGCACCTTCCGCAACGAGGGCGTGGACTTCAGCCACAACCCGGAATTCACCATCCTCGAGGCCTACGAGGCACACAGCGACTACCTGCGCATGATGGACATCTGCAGGCAGCTCATCCAGAACGCGGCGATGGCCGCGCACGGATCCGTGGTCGCCATGCGGCCGGGGACAGACGGCATCGCGATTCCGGTCGACATCTCCGGCGAGTGGCCGGTGCAGACCGTGCACGCCGCGGTCTCGGCGGCCGCGGGCGCGCGGGTGACTCCGAGGACCGGCGAGGACGAACTGCGCGTGCTGTGCGACAAGCTCGACATCGCCTACCAGCCGGGCTGGGACGCCGGTCAGATCGTGCTCGAGATGTACGAGCACCTGGTGGAGCACCGCACCGAGGAACCGACCTTCTACATCGACTTCCCGACCTCGGTGTCCCCCCTGACCCGCGCGCATCGCAGCACCCCCGGCGTCGCCGAGCGCTGGGATCTGGTCGCCTGGGGCGTGGAACTGGGCACCGCCTACAGCGAACTCACCGACCCGGTGGAACAGCGGCGCAGGCTCACCGAGCAGTCCGTGCTCGCCGCCAACGGCGACCCCGAGGCGATGGAACTCGACGAGGACTTCCTCCGAGCCCTCGAACACGCCATGCCGCCGACCGGCGGTCTCGGCATGGGCGTGGACCGCATCGTCATGATGATCACCGGCCGCAGCATTCGCGAGACGCTGCCCTTCCCGTTGGTCAGGCCCCACTGA
- the rraA gene encoding ribonuclease E activity regulator RraA: MSEPANVDSTTEIATADLADEIGPEIRSCDTQFIQFGGRAVFSGRITTIRCFQDNLLVKQTLGEPGEGKVLVVDGGASVHTALVGDIIAGRGVDNGWAGVVVNGAVRDSAILRTLDIGLKALGTNPRKSTQTGSGERDVPVEFGGVTFVPGEMLYSDHDGVVVRAQ; this comes from the coding sequence ATGTCCGAACCAGCGAATGTCGATTCGACCACCGAGATCGCGACGGCGGATCTGGCCGACGAGATCGGCCCCGAGATCCGTAGCTGCGATACCCAGTTCATCCAATTCGGCGGCCGTGCCGTCTTTTCCGGCCGGATCACCACGATCCGCTGCTTCCAGGACAATCTGCTGGTGAAGCAGACCCTCGGTGAGCCGGGCGAGGGCAAGGTGCTCGTCGTCGACGGCGGCGCCAGCGTGCACACCGCCCTGGTCGGCGACATCATCGCCGGACGCGGTGTGGACAACGGCTGGGCAGGCGTCGTCGTGAACGGCGCGGTCCGCGACTCGGCGATTCTGCGCACCCTCGACATCGGGCTGAAGGCGCTGGGCACCAATCCGCGCAAGAGCACCCAGACCGGCAGTGGCGAACGCGATGTGCCGGTGGAATTCGGCGGCGTGACCTTCGTGCCGGGCGAAATGCTCTACAGCGATCACGACGGCGTGGTGGTCCGCGCGCAGTGA
- a CDS encoding RNA-binding S4 domain-containing protein produces the protein MSEPVDVPISDDQIKLGQFLKLADLIESGAEAKTVIAAGLVRVNDEVELRRGRQLQAGDVVTLAGRQVQVSGA, from the coding sequence ATGTCCGAGCCTGTCGACGTCCCCATTTCCGATGACCAGATCAAGCTCGGCCAGTTCCTCAAACTGGCCGATCTGATCGAATCCGGCGCGGAGGCCAAGACCGTGATCGCGGCCGGACTGGTCCGGGTCAACGACGAAGTCGAACTGCGGCGCGGACGGCAACTGCAGGCGGGCGACGTGGTCACCCTGGCGGGACGTCAGGTCCAGGTGTCCGGGGCCTGA
- a CDS encoding DUF5313 family protein — protein MSERTTPTLVQRIGYICGKTLPASMSDWVLDDVTGPGATRRYLTRFLVPILPVLCLFLLLPGPAWMGLSMMALLYLPLIYFTIALMYVYRRHRLIKHGLDPSLADAEARARGRAERLDYERRHGRA, from the coding sequence ATGAGCGAACGCACCACTCCGACCCTCGTGCAGCGGATCGGCTACATCTGCGGCAAGACCCTGCCCGCATCGATGTCGGACTGGGTGCTCGACGATGTGACCGGTCCGGGCGCGACCAGGCGCTACCTGACCCGCTTCCTCGTCCCGATCCTGCCGGTGCTGTGCCTGTTTCTGTTGCTGCCCGGCCCGGCGTGGATGGGACTGTCGATGATGGCGCTGCTGTACCTGCCGCTGATCTACTTCACCATCGCGCTGATGTACGTCTATCGCAGACATCGGCTGATCAAGCACGGTCTCGACCCCTCGCTGGCCGATGCCGAAGCCAGGGCGCGCGGACGCGCCGAGCGCCTGGACTACGAGCGCAGGCACGGCCGCGCCTGA
- a CDS encoding CopD family protein, which produces MSTPTTGRDATAVLAVVPAGLLGVGLAWSLARPDVALVAGTVRVLADCVGATVLGLAALPRLHDRLRTPWLLLAVLGGIWWAAEVAVLVSAAAEVVGTAVSDLSAEQFTTYSSEVSGGRIGLAVLIGIAALTGYSALAFRRDADLSADLVLVFAAVALALRPITGHMSQQPLGSVLAAVHALAAATWLGVLVALALVVRGRGEWAAALPRYSAIALPSAGVVAATGALNGVIRLGGPAELFDTGYGRILAAKATVLLGLLVLGWWWRRYWVRRARGHRMSAADSLRRAVLDVALMAVAFGLAAALAVTA; this is translated from the coding sequence GTGAGCACGCCGACCACCGGCCGGGATGCGACCGCCGTGCTGGCGGTCGTGCCCGCCGGCCTGCTCGGGGTCGGCCTGGCCTGGTCGCTCGCCCGGCCCGACGTCGCGCTCGTCGCGGGCACAGTGCGGGTACTGGCCGACTGTGTGGGCGCGACGGTGCTCGGCCTGGCCGCGCTGCCCCGGCTGCACGACCGGTTGCGCACGCCGTGGCTGCTGCTCGCGGTGCTCGGCGGGATCTGGTGGGCCGCCGAGGTGGCCGTACTGGTGTCCGCGGCCGCCGAGGTGGTCGGGACGGCGGTGTCGGATCTGAGCGCCGAGCAGTTCACCACCTACTCGAGCGAGGTCAGCGGTGGCCGGATCGGGCTCGCGGTGCTGATCGGCATCGCCGCGCTCACCGGGTACTCGGCGTTGGCCTTCCGGCGCGACGCCGACCTGTCCGCCGATCTGGTGCTGGTGTTCGCGGCGGTCGCGTTGGCGTTGCGGCCCATCACCGGGCACATGTCCCAACAGCCGCTGGGCTCGGTGCTGGCGGCGGTGCACGCGCTCGCGGCGGCCACCTGGCTCGGCGTGCTGGTGGCGCTGGCACTGGTGGTGCGCGGCCGCGGTGAATGGGCGGCGGCGCTGCCGCGCTATTCGGCGATCGCCCTGCCGTCGGCCGGGGTGGTCGCGGCGACCGGAGCGTTGAACGGGGTGATCCGGCTCGGCGGCCCGGCCGAGCTGTTCGACACCGGTTACGGGCGCATCCTGGCCGCCAAGGCGACGGTGCTGCTCGGCCTGCTGGTGCTGGGCTGGTGGTGGCGGCGGTACTGGGTGCGCCGCGCGCGCGGGCACCGGATGAGCGCGGCGGACTCGCTGCGCCGGGCGGTGCTCGACGTGGCGCTGATGGCGGTCGCGTTCGGTCTTGCCGCGGCGCTCGCCGTCACCGCCTGA
- a CDS encoding copper resistance CopC family protein: protein MPKHLTRALITALLALGMALTASGVATAHSGAVGSVPEDGARIDAGPERVVVMFNEELQPGFPSLTLVGPDGNLWSKGEPTIEGKSVSVAAGELGPAGEYTIAFRVTSADGHVVSGTRTFTLTTPGQGVPGERADGKSADAAEEDSGFPLWLLIVGVVVLLGVGLAVVLFGFRGRDNRA, encoded by the coding sequence ATGCCGAAACACCTCACGCGCGCCCTGATCACCGCGCTGCTCGCCCTGGGCATGGCATTGACGGCGAGCGGGGTCGCGACCGCGCATTCCGGAGCGGTCGGCAGCGTGCCCGAAGACGGCGCGCGGATCGATGCCGGACCGGAGCGGGTGGTCGTGATGTTCAACGAGGAACTGCAGCCCGGCTTCCCCTCGCTGACGCTGGTGGGACCGGACGGCAATCTCTGGTCCAAGGGTGAGCCGACGATCGAGGGCAAGTCCGTCAGCGTCGCCGCGGGTGAACTCGGTCCGGCCGGTGAGTACACGATCGCCTTCCGGGTCACCTCCGCCGACGGGCATGTGGTGAGCGGGACGCGCACCTTCACCCTGACCACTCCGGGCCAAGGCGTCCCGGGGGAGCGCGCCGACGGCAAGAGCGCCGACGCCGCCGAGGAGGACTCCGGGTTCCCGTTGTGGCTGCTGATCGTCGGCGTCGTGGTGTTGCTCGGCGTGGGACTCGCCGTGGTGCTCTTCGGCTTCCGGGGCCGAGACAACCGCGCGTGA
- a CDS encoding DUF6474 family protein codes for MGLFTKRTRRPSRRAEAKALKHKAGLEAKLAAKNDRKSRRAEQRLQRKVAKQQVATLEAEEKAALKIAAKAERDPFSAGQVKKYIGVARVLIPVLAPLAYRGATFVRGQLDTRRAQQLGIGIEQLGEYTGHGAKLQARIANTEAALDRVQDPGGDFVAAAKDRLAGLGTAVRTAEQMPPARRRGVHASISHELSGIEAEVLARLGVR; via the coding sequence ATGGGGTTGTTCACGAAACGCACACGGCGCCCGAGCCGCAGGGCCGAGGCCAAGGCCCTCAAGCACAAGGCCGGGTTGGAAGCCAAGCTGGCCGCCAAGAACGATCGCAAGTCCCGCCGTGCCGAGCAGCGCCTGCAGCGCAAGGTCGCCAAGCAGCAGGTCGCCACCCTCGAGGCCGAGGAGAAGGCCGCGCTGAAGATCGCCGCCAAGGCCGAACGCGACCCGTTCAGCGCCGGCCAGGTCAAGAAGTACATCGGTGTGGCCAGGGTGCTGATCCCGGTGCTCGCGCCGCTGGCCTACCGGGGCGCCACCTTCGTGCGTGGTCAGCTCGACACCCGCCGAGCGCAGCAGCTGGGCATCGGCATCGAGCAGCTCGGCGAATACACCGGGCACGGCGCGAAGCTGCAGGCCAGGATCGCCAACACCGAGGCAGCGCTGGATCGAGTGCAGGACCCCGGCGGCGATTTCGTCGCCGCCGCCAAGGACCGGCTGGCCGGCCTCGGCACCGCTGTCCGCACGGCCGAGCAGATGCCCCCGGCGCGCAGGCGCGGGGTGCACGCCTCGATCTCCCACGAGCTGTCCGGTATCGAGGCCGAGGTGCTCGCGCGCCTCGGGGTGCGCTGA